The nucleotide sequence CGGTGGTTTACCACAAATTCAATGGCTGCGATAATTGTACTCAAAGTACCCGTCCCAACAGCATTTAATGCTTTGAcatcaaaaatttccacGTGTTTAGCTACACCGTAGGTTTTTGCCCCTATTAAGCCAGCTACATGTGTTCCATGGCCATTGTTGTCACCCTCTCCCTCATTCGAAAAATCTCTGCCAGTTCTTGCTCTACCTTGAAACTCGGGATGTCCTATGTATATTCCGGAATCAATAACGTAGGCATTCACTTTCTTTCCTGCAAACTCATTGTTATAAATGAAGGGGTACTTTCTAATGGGTAGCATTCTCTTTCTTCTACTCAACCGTGCTAAATGACGAGGTGCAAACATTTGATAGTGTGTATCCAAGGAATAAACAATAATATCTGGAGATATTTCGTCAACTAAAGGACATCTTGATAATCTTTCAAGAACTTGGTCAGTGAACTCTCCAGTGAATCCAGCGAATGACCctattttgaatgatttggtGATGGAGTCTTTGACTTGTAGCTCTTCCGGGTAGGATGCATCATACAACATAAACGAATCTAATGACTCCTTTGGTTTAAGACTCACAAGAAATGAATTCTTCTCACATCTGGCGAATAATACTAACAGTGAAAGTAGTATAATGGTACAGCTGGTACATCTCATTGAGAATATCAAATATATgttggttgcaaaagtaacagaaaaagaaattaaaattaaaattcTATGTAACATCTATAACGAGTTCAAAAAATCGCTCTTTGACTCTTGGGGAAGTTTCTCAAGATACTCTTTTACAGCAGCTAAAGCTGCGCCTGAATCGTTactcaacaacttcatcaaatccGCCCTCGTTGCATCGTGTTTCAACTCCTCCAATCTCTTTGTCAATTTACTATGATGCTCCTCAATCCAATTGCTAACCTCttgatcatcatcataattAACTGCAGGCATCCAACTCTTTAAACGGGCCACTTTTTCCAACTTGCTGGAATTCTTGAGCTGCGCTCCgatcattttcaacacaTATTCCTCATTCAATCTTCTACGTAACCtccagaagaagaaacGTCTAGCATCTGACCACTTAACTTCTCCCCTAATAACACCCTTTGCCAACATACGACCAGACCTATCATgtaaatcaacaaactgGACCGAAATTTGAGCATATATTGGCAACAATGCCTTTTCTCTAACTGTCAATTTACGGCTAACCTCTGAATGCTCTTCAGGGGTTAAAGATGGATCATTAATTTTCGATTTTAACTCAGCATACTTCGTGTCTAATCTCTCCATGGTGGCCAATAATTTGTCACGTCTGTATTTGATACTAACCAAACCTTCGGCTTCTAAAACACCACCTCTAgaatcaacatcagcaTACATTTCCATCATCTCTTCATTAATAGTTGggtcaacaacaacccaAGAGCCACCTCTCAACTCGCCAAATGGAGGAATATAAGTGAAAATAGGTTGCTTAAAGTCCACCAAcgcatcaacaatgaacGACccatatttcaaaatctcaTTGTACATATCTCTTTGCCCACCAGAAAATCCTCTCCAGTTAGccattatcatcaatggaAGTTGCTCACCATAGTTGAAATCGTTGATAGCTTGAGCAGTCTTGAAAGCAGAATTTGGATGCCAAACTTGGCCAGCCTCGTGTACAAGGGACTCTGTGGAATTTGGATTAGCAGGGTCTGCAGGAATCAAGTTATCAACAGTTCTTGTTTCCACTCCAATGACACCAATTGGAATACCTCCAAGACGTGCtcttccaacaacaacaccttTAGCCCAGCCTGACAAAGTTTCCTGGAAAGAGTCCTTATCAAACAAACCTGATTCAAAACCGTTATCAGTTTCTTTACCTTCAATCATCCATCTGACATCAAACAGTTCTTGTTTTGGAGGGAAATAGTCCACATCCCTATCCCAAGGGTCCTCTGAGTCCAAAATTGGCACTGGCAAGCCACGTTTAGCTGGGACATACGACAACCATTCCATAATCTTTTCGACACCTTCCAAGTCATCATTAGCAGTCAAATGTGAGACACCATTTC is from Candida orthopsilosis Co 90-125, chromosome 1 draft sequence and encodes:
- a CDS encoding protease (subtilisin-family), producing MRCTSCTIILLSSLVLFARCEKNSFLVSLKPKESLDSFMLYDASYPEELQVKDSITKSFKIGSFAGFTGEFTDQVLERLSRCPLVDEISPDIIVYSLDTHYQMFAPRHLARLSRRKRMLPIRKYPFIYNNEFAGKKVNAYVIDSGIYIGHPEFQGRARTGRDFSNEGEGDNNGHGTHVAGLIGAKTYGVAKHVEIFDVKALNAVGTGTLSTIIAAIEFVVNHRLRSGRPGVANLSFGAHHNAILNSAVEQATRTGLVFVVAAGNSNIDACLMSPASSPYAITVGAIDDHGDSISGFSNWGRCVDIFASGSNVRSVDFKNIYKSSILSGTSMASPIVAGVVATLLSEGVDPACVKDRLKEIATVNRISRTSMYFRPDTSNKIAYVEVEEEFSKADIDSQSDPDELESYANPISP